In the genome of Cupriavidus malaysiensis, one region contains:
- a CDS encoding type VI secretion system Vgr family protein gives MGMPPPSSSRTVKLRGDGLPEILAQVALTVARVQGSEGINDLFTYTVDLKTPDERWGLGGPEANLDLPQMQGQELTLEIELDGSGTGPSGGFGAGEREITGIVTEITGPIPEGRHFLYRLTLRPWLFLASLTTDYKIFQQKTVVEILDELLADYSFPVEKRLDVARYPKREYQVQYGETDYAFFQRLTEEWGISFFFEHSSGRHRLVLSDGNGAFRRVASPAYHTLEWRQSSDRADAEHLYAFHVRDRLVSGRWASTDYDFVKPRADLHVACHDPRDTAHADSEIYAYRGGHAQPATGNDPWKEGDMLARIRMEAIRQHGSRVSGTGNVRAVVPGTTFALKGFAQTAANREYLVFATQLTLEDVGEVSGQGQSWRCEVQFDAQSTAEIFRPDRTRSKPHTHGPQTALVVGPENQEIWVDEFGRVRVQFHWDRVGQRNANSSCWVRTAQAWQGNQFGASHLPRIGQEVIVNFQSGDPDCPIITGRVVNHVNRSPWNLPDQHALSGFRSKELFGERHNTFLQDDTQGQIQTQLGSDHQATMLSMGYIVRVPGHAGRRDQRGEGYELRTDAWGVMRAGSGLLLTTEMRAHAANHHKDVSETTQRLARAHEIHHELGDAADHLHAQQSEQLDVARALQSQLSTLKGHGEQGEFSAPHLVAASPAGIAVTAGQEIHLHSNCHTAMTTGGHLSLATGKSLVASALHRIVLFARKAGLRLFAAKGKIEIQAQTDDIEIIAQKVLRVISAMDSIEIAAAKEVVVNAGSSYLRLNANGIEHGTTGSWAAHAASHAMPGPKSLPPPRQMMPNGICLECMTLAARQGAALSQASRAG, from the coding sequence ATGGGTATGCCTCCGCCTTCTTCCTCCCGCACTGTCAAACTCCGCGGCGACGGCTTGCCGGAAATTCTCGCCCAAGTAGCATTGACCGTTGCCCGCGTACAGGGCTCCGAAGGCATCAACGACCTGTTCACCTATACGGTGGATCTGAAGACGCCTGATGAACGCTGGGGACTCGGGGGACCGGAGGCAAACCTGGACCTGCCGCAGATGCAGGGCCAGGAACTGACGCTGGAGATCGAACTCGACGGCAGCGGCACGGGCCCGAGCGGCGGTTTCGGCGCGGGCGAGCGGGAGATTACAGGAATTGTCACCGAGATCACCGGGCCGATTCCCGAGGGACGACATTTCTTGTATCGGCTGACGCTGCGTCCCTGGCTCTTTCTGGCATCGCTCACCACGGACTACAAGATATTCCAGCAAAAAACGGTGGTCGAAATCCTTGACGAGCTGCTGGCCGACTATTCCTTTCCGGTCGAAAAGCGGCTGGACGTGGCCCGTTACCCCAAGCGGGAATATCAGGTCCAGTACGGCGAGACCGACTATGCGTTCTTCCAGCGCCTGACCGAAGAATGGGGGATCAGCTTCTTCTTCGAGCACTCCAGCGGCCGCCATCGTCTGGTCCTGTCCGACGGCAACGGGGCGTTCCGCCGCGTCGCCAGCCCGGCCTATCACACACTCGAATGGCGCCAGTCTTCCGACCGCGCGGATGCCGAACATCTGTATGCGTTTCATGTGCGCGACCGACTGGTCTCGGGCAGATGGGCAAGCACCGACTATGACTTCGTAAAGCCCCGCGCCGACCTGCATGTGGCGTGCCACGACCCGCGCGACACGGCCCATGCCGACAGCGAGATCTACGCGTATCGCGGCGGCCACGCGCAACCGGCCACCGGTAACGACCCATGGAAGGAGGGCGATATGCTCGCCCGCATCCGCATGGAAGCCATCCGGCAGCACGGCAGCCGCGTGTCCGGGACCGGTAATGTCCGTGCCGTCGTGCCAGGCACGACCTTTGCCCTCAAAGGCTTTGCGCAGACCGCCGCCAATCGTGAGTATCTGGTATTCGCGACGCAGTTGACGCTCGAGGACGTGGGCGAAGTCTCCGGGCAGGGACAATCGTGGCGCTGTGAAGTGCAATTCGACGCGCAATCGACTGCCGAGATTTTCCGCCCCGACCGTACGCGATCCAAACCGCATACGCACGGGCCGCAGACGGCCCTGGTCGTCGGCCCCGAGAATCAGGAGATCTGGGTAGACGAGTTCGGACGGGTCAGGGTGCAGTTCCATTGGGACCGCGTCGGGCAGCGCAACGCCAACAGCTCGTGCTGGGTGCGTACCGCGCAGGCCTGGCAGGGCAACCAGTTCGGCGCAAGCCACCTGCCGCGCATCGGCCAGGAGGTGATTGTCAACTTCCAGTCGGGCGATCCGGACTGCCCCATCATCACCGGCCGCGTGGTGAACCACGTCAACCGGTCGCCGTGGAACCTGCCGGACCAGCACGCGCTGTCGGGCTTTCGCAGCAAGGAGTTGTTCGGCGAACGCCACAACACCTTCCTGCAAGACGACACCCAGGGCCAGATTCAGACACAGCTCGGCAGCGACCATCAGGCCACGATGCTCAGCATGGGCTACATCGTGCGCGTCCCCGGCCATGCGGGACGGCGCGACCAGCGCGGCGAAGGGTACGAGCTGCGCACGGATGCCTGGGGTGTCATGCGTGCCGGCTCGGGCCTGCTGTTGACCACGGAAATGCGCGCGCATGCCGCCAACCATCACAAGGACGTTTCCGAGACGACACAGCGGCTGGCACGCGCGCATGAAATCCACCACGAACTGGGCGACGCCGCGGACCACTTGCACGCGCAGCAGTCCGAGCAGCTGGACGTCGCCCGCGCGCTGCAATCCCAACTCAGCACGCTGAAAGGCCACGGCGAGCAGGGGGAATTCTCGGCGCCGCATCTCGTGGCGGCGAGTCCCGCAGGCATCGCGGTGACAGCCGGGCAGGAGATCCATCTGCACAGCAACTGCCATACGGCGATGACGACGGGCGGACACCTGTCCCTGGCAACGGGCAAGAGCCTGGTAGCCAGCGCCCTGCACCGAATCGTGCTGTTTGCGCGCAAGGCCGGACTGCGCCTGTTTGCCGCCAAGGGCAAGATCGAGATCCAGGCGCAGACCGACGACATCGAGATCATCGCGCAGAAGGTACTGCGCGTGATCAGCGCCATGGACAGCATCGAGATTGCGGCAGCCAAGGAGGTGGTGGTCAATGCCGGCAGCAGCTATCTGCGGCTCAATGCGAACGGCATTGAACACGGCACCACCGGCAGTTGGGCAGCACACGCGGCCAGCCACGCCATGCCCGGGCCGAAGTCCTTGCCACCTCCCCGGCAGATGATGCCCAACGGCATCTGCCTGGAATGCATGACGCTGGCGGCAAGACAAGGAGCAGCGCTGAGCCAGGCGAGCCGCGCCGGATGA
- a CDS encoding DUF4123 domain-containing protein, with protein sequence MPASRLYALVDCLLVRELPDLCRQHGWPAPLSVYAGSPGYDSGRDWAPHLLELPHDLNQLAQHTATLVSRCSGLPALGVLVSRHPAPVVQAQLMRTAGITDGSGKRWLLRFADTRVWPPAPGWLNAEQQAHAFAGIGAWIIVNRHGQAQSFDGAPDAEPARPDEPVEDFRVTERQLIQLFDVGEPDQHLARMAENPYHAQLARSPIEQYDTVHRALATLDRIGIDDDQQRFLYARFAVRFAGDCEQDPAVQQALLCARHKEGILSDLLKRLPR encoded by the coding sequence ATGCCGGCATCGCGCCTGTATGCGCTGGTCGATTGCCTGCTCGTCAGGGAGCTGCCGGACCTGTGCCGGCAACACGGCTGGCCGGCGCCGCTCTCCGTCTACGCCGGCTCCCCCGGCTATGACAGCGGCCGCGACTGGGCACCTCATCTGCTGGAATTGCCGCATGACCTGAACCAACTCGCGCAACACACGGCGACACTCGTGTCCCGTTGCAGCGGCCTGCCGGCATTGGGCGTGCTGGTAAGCCGCCATCCGGCTCCCGTCGTACAGGCCCAACTGATGCGCACGGCCGGCATCACGGACGGCAGCGGCAAGCGCTGGCTGTTGCGCTTTGCCGATACCCGTGTCTGGCCTCCCGCGCCCGGATGGCTGAACGCGGAGCAGCAAGCGCACGCCTTCGCGGGAATTGGCGCCTGGATCATCGTCAACCGGCACGGGCAGGCCCAATCCTTCGACGGCGCGCCCGATGCCGAGCCCGCCCGGCCAGACGAACCTGTCGAGGACTTCCGGGTGACCGAACGGCAACTGATCCAACTGTTCGACGTCGGAGAGCCGGACCAGCACCTGGCCAGGATGGCCGAAAACCCCTACCACGCCCAGTTGGCGCGCAGCCCCATCGAACAATACGACACCGTGCATCGGGCATTGGCCACGCTGGACCGGATCGGCATCGATGACGATCAACAGCGCTTTCTCTACGCCCGCTTCGCGGTGCGCTTTGCGGGCGACTGCGAGCAAGACCCCGCCGTGCAGCAAGCACTGCTATGCGCGCGCCACAAGGAAGGCATCCTGTCCGATCTGCTCAAACGGCTGCCACGCTGA